The proteins below come from a single Miscanthus floridulus cultivar M001 chromosome 1, ASM1932011v1, whole genome shotgun sequence genomic window:
- the LOC136503819 gene encoding cyclin-SDS-like, whose translation MPPTMLAPVPTRPRSNPFRRRRGPAPLLLDQTAAAAAKRPAESSTSASSCFYSEVISNSSTSLAPYQHPEKRHRRQDADAGEARPAGSECSEVIGGARVLPAEVEASESSCLGSVLESDLACPEQLADDAEATDYSSACDELTPSEPDEEEVLSGPSRSALYSLSPLISSPLTEDDNDNAPSATFSLFLDFAKQFVPCVHPKACAVTSTALDLLTGRRFEDLDDEESYERFRRRERREAVARDYTEVYSSIPDSYGPLVVEQRVVMVNWIIEHSRLMNLHPVTMFMGIGLMDRFLTQGYMKGLSNLQLLGIACITLATRIEENQPYNCVLQKTFTVGINTYSQSEVVAMEWLIQEVLNFKCFVTTTHHFLWFYLKAANADDKVADLANYLAFLSVRNHKQLSFWPSTVAAAVVALACLATGKESSCHLVMETHMRTQDDDLPECLMCLEWLLNYVS comes from the exons ATGCCTCCCACCATGCTCGCGCCGGTGCCCACCAGGCCGCGCTCCAACCCCTTCCGCCGGCGCAGAGGACCTGCTCCGCTGCTCCTCGATCAGACTGCGGCGGCTGCGGCGAAGCGGCCCGCTGAGTCGTCCACCTCAGCCTCCTCCTGCTTCTACAGCGAGGTGATCTCCAACTCCTCCACATCCCTCGCCCCGTATCAGCACCCGGAGAAGAGGCATCGGCGCCAGGACGCGGACGCGGGCGAGGCGCGGCCAGCCGGCTCCGAGTGCTCGGAGGTGATCGGCGGCGCGAGGGTGCTCCCCGCCGAGGTCGAGGCCTCCGAGTCGTCGTGCCTTGGCTCCGTGCTCGAGTCCGACCTCGCCTGCCCGGAGCAGCTCGCCGACGACGCTGAGGCGACTGACTACTCCTCCGCGTGCGATGAGCTGACCCCGTCGGAGCCCGATGAGGAGGAGGTGCTCAGCGGTCCCAGCCGCTCCGCGCTCTACTCCCTTAGCCCCCTGATCAGCTCCCCATTGACCGAAGATGACAACGACAACGCGCCCTCCGCGACCTTCTCCCTCTTCCTCGACTTCGCCAAGCAGTTCGTCCCCTGCGTGCACCCAAAAGCGTGTGCCGTCACCAGTACCGCTCTCGATCTCCTGACG GGGAGGCGATTTGAGGACTTGGATGACGAGGAGAGCTACGAGCGGTTCCGGCGGCGCGAGCGGCGCGAGGCTGTTGCGCGCGACTACACTGAGGTGTACAGCTCCATACCCGACAGCTACGGCCCTCTCGTCGTGGAGCAACGTGTTGTCATGGTGAACTGGATCATTGAG CATTCACGTCTGATGAACCTCCACCCAGTTACAATGTTTATGGGGATTGGATTGATGGACCGCTTCTTGACACAAGGGTATATGAAGGGTTTGAGCAACCTTCAGTTGCTGGGCATTGCCTGCATCACCCTGGCTACCCGCATTGAAGAGAACCAGCCATACAATTG CGTCCTTCAAAAGACTTTTACAGTTGGGATCAATACCTACAGCCAGAGTGAGGTTGTTGCCATGGAGTGGCTGATTCAGGAGGTCCTCAACTTCAAGTGTTTTGTCACAACAACTCACCATTTTCTATG GTTCTATCTGAAGGCTGCAAATGCTGATGACAAGGTAGCGGACCTGGCAAACTACCTGGCCTTCCTCTCAGTTCGGAACCATAAGCAGCTCTCCTTCTGGCCCTCGACTGTGGCAGCTGCAGTGGTAGCCCTTGCTTGCCTTGCCACAGGCAAGGAGTCCTCATGCCATTTGGTGATGGAG ACTCACATGAGGACGCAGGACGATGACCTGCCAGAATGCCTAATG TGCCTCGAGTGGCTGCTCAACTACGTCTCGTGA
- the LOC136503809 gene encoding pentatricopeptide repeat-containing protein At5g47360-like — MPPRASLLLLRRLSTRPPHHDHPKVAALLGVLNSAPPSSTSLSHALSRAFPSPSDAFPLRRLPHLLPQLPSPLLSLRFLLWRLTSSSPLPSQHTLSSLAASLPDLSSSVPLLLSSSPRPLPLPHYSLLLNISAHAGLFPASLAVLRHMRSFGLVPGAACFHHALRAAGSTGDVSAVLEIMSGSGVCPTVPVIVVAVHKLASAGDFEVAYRLIDKMPEFGCVPNAVVYTAVLDGMCSSGNVDGALRLVEAMEGSEFGANCAPTVVTYTCLVKCLCGKGRAAEALAVLDRMAERGVMPNRVFMRTLVEGFCTEQRVVEAYDVVERVVGDGSVSSTQCYNVLLISLWKVGMEEEAEGLAQRMMMKGVQLTPLAGSSMARELCGRKRSLDACYWLELMEENGVLCDSDVYGSLLLGLCEEGHIHEASTLGRKVVDRGILIELSCADRLVELLNQYGDEELASHILGLRRRPEGLSF, encoded by the coding sequence ATGCCACCGCGCGcatcgctcctcctcctccgccgcctctcCACCCGCCCGCCTCACCACGATCACCCCAAAGTCGCCGCGCTGCTAGGGGTCCTCAACTCGGCGCCGCCGTCCTCCACGTCGCTCTCACACGCGCTCTCCCGCGCCTTCCCGTCACCCTCCGACGCCTTCCCTCTCCGCAGGCTGCCTCACCTCCTCCCGCAGCTCCCCTCCCCGCTTCTCTCCCTCCGCTTTCTCCTATGGCGCCTGACCTCGTCCTCCCCGCTACCCTCCCAGCACACTCTCTCCTCACTCGCCGCCTCGCTCCCCGACCTCTCATCCTCCGTGCCGCTCCTCCTCTCGTCCTCCCCACGGCCCCTCCCGCTCCCGCACTATTCCCTCCTCCTCAACATATCCGCTCACGCCGGTCTCTTCCCTGCCTCCCTCGCCGTCCTGCGCCATATGCGGTCCTTCGGCCTCGTGCCCGGCGCCGCCTGCTTCCACCACGCCCTTCGCGCGGCGGGCTCCACCGGCGATGTCTCGGCGGTGCTTGAGATCATGTCTGGGTCCGGCGTCTGTCCTACCGTGCCCGTGATCGTGGTCGCGGTGCATAAACTGGCGTCGGCTGGGGACTTCGAAGTCGCCTACCggctgatcgataaaatgccggAGTTTGGGTGTGTGCCCAATGCTGTGGTTTACACGGCAGTGCTCGACGGGATGTGCAGTTCTGGGAACGTGGATGGTGCGTTGAGGCTGGTGGAGGCGATGGAGGGCAGTGAgtttggtgcaaactgtgcacccacCGTAGTGACCTATACGTGTTTGGTGAAATGCCTCTGTGGGAAGGGGAGGGCGGCCGAGGCTCTTGCTGTGCTGGATAGGATGGCAGAGAGAGGAGTGATGCCAAACCGTGTTTTTATGCGGACGCTGGTCGAAGGGTTTTGCACTGAGCAGAGGGTTGTCGAAGCGTATGATGTGGTGGAGCGTGTAGTTGGTGATGGTAGTGTTTCGAGTACACAGTGCTACAATGTTCTACTCATTTCCTTGTGGAAAGTTGGCATGGAAGAAGAAGCTGAAGGACTGGcacagaggatgatgatgaaaggGGTGCAGCTGACCCCACTCGCTGGCAGTTCCATGGCGAGGGAGCTGTGCGGAAGGAAGAGGTCGTTGGATGCTTGCTACTGGCTGGAATTGATGGAGGAGAACGGGGTGTTGTGTGACTCTGATGTGTATGGTAGCTTGTTGCTTGGGCTGTGTGAGGAAGGCCACATTCATGAGGCATCAACATTGGGAAGGAAGGTTGTCGACAGGGGGATCCTCATAGAGTTATCTTGTGCTGACCGTTTAGTGGAGTTGCTGAATCAATATGGTGATGAGGAGCTTGCGTCACATATATTGGGATTGAGAAGGCGCCCTGAAGGGTTGTCATTTTAA